A single window of Actinoallomurus bryophytorum DNA harbors:
- a CDS encoding class I SAM-dependent methyltransferase, with amino-acid sequence MTEVRRSYDAVAEDYVAGFRDELDHKPLDRALLSALIERCEMAAPIADLGCGPGHVTAWLEGRGVRAVGIDLSAEMVAVGRREYPGVEFRNGDLLDLPATDGEFGAVVALYSIIHLESGELRRALE; translated from the coding sequence ATGACAGAGGTACGCCGCAGCTACGACGCCGTCGCCGAAGACTACGTCGCCGGTTTCCGCGACGAGCTCGACCACAAGCCGCTCGATCGTGCGCTGCTCTCGGCCCTCATCGAACGGTGCGAGATGGCCGCCCCGATCGCGGATCTCGGCTGCGGGCCCGGTCATGTCACGGCGTGGCTGGAGGGCAGGGGCGTACGCGCGGTCGGCATCGACCTGTCGGCCGAGATGGTCGCCGTCGGCCGCCGGGAGTATCCAGGCGTGGAGTTCCGCAACGGAGATCTCCTCGACCTGCCGGCGACGGACGGGGAGTTCGGGGCGGTCGTCGCGCTCTACTCGATCATCCATCTCGAATCCGGTGAGCTGCGCCGCGCCCTCGAATAG
- a CDS encoding GNAT family N-acetyltransferase, producing MEITRLGAGDEDRYRELRLRALADAPQAFASTLEREQAFTPDVWTSRLTNDRSINLLAVEDGTPLGMTSALLEDPATAHVLGMWVAPEARGRGVGDRLIETVAAWAREHRARHLVLWVTEINRPARALYEKSGFVPTGERQPLPSDESLMEMKLTREVGGRSLLADRTPFPDDLDERLSRQFTFLVEIDRLKAVMRQSPLAAADRRENDAEHSWHLAMMVAVLAEHSDEPIDVGHTIQLVLVHDLVEIYAGDTPLYGDGSDQREREVAAAEELFPLLPGDQAGRIRALWDEFEERRTREARFAKAMDRLQPLLLNWMARGGTWQTPGVTADDVRARKAVIGDASAALWKAGRHLIDEGEHRGWSRRS from the coding sequence ATGGAGATCACGCGACTCGGTGCCGGGGACGAGGATCGCTACCGGGAGTTGCGGCTTCGGGCGCTGGCCGACGCCCCCCAGGCCTTCGCCTCCACCTTGGAGCGCGAACAGGCTTTCACCCCGGACGTCTGGACCTCCCGCCTCACCAACGACCGGTCGATCAACCTTCTCGCCGTCGAGGACGGCACGCCGCTGGGCATGACCTCGGCGCTGCTGGAGGATCCGGCCACCGCGCACGTCCTCGGCATGTGGGTCGCGCCCGAGGCCCGCGGTCGCGGGGTGGGCGATCGGCTCATCGAGACGGTCGCCGCCTGGGCACGCGAACACCGGGCGCGCCACCTGGTGCTCTGGGTCACCGAGATCAACCGGCCCGCCCGCGCCCTGTACGAGAAGAGCGGGTTCGTGCCCACCGGCGAACGCCAGCCGCTGCCCTCCGACGAGTCGCTCATGGAGATGAAGCTCACGCGTGAGGTCGGTGGGAGATCTCTTCTCGCGGACCGGACGCCCTTCCCCGACGACCTGGACGAGCGGCTGAGCCGGCAGTTCACCTTCCTGGTGGAGATCGACCGGCTCAAGGCGGTCATGCGTCAGTCGCCGCTCGCCGCGGCCGACCGGAGAGAGAACGACGCCGAGCACTCCTGGCACCTGGCCATGATGGTCGCGGTCCTGGCCGAGCACTCCGACGAGCCCATCGACGTCGGGCACACGATCCAGCTCGTCCTCGTGCACGATCTCGTGGAGATCTACGCCGGCGACACGCCTCTGTACGGGGACGGCTCGGACCAGCGCGAACGCGAGGTCGCCGCGGCCGAGGAGCTGTTCCCCCTCCTGCCCGGCGACCAGGCCGGGAGGATCCGCGCCCTCTGGGACGAGTTCGAGGAGCGCCGTACCCGCGAGGCGCGCTTCGCGAAGGCGATGGACCGCCTCCAGCCGCTCCTGCTCAACTGGATGGCGCGCGGCGGCACGTGGCAGACCCCGGGCGTCACCGCCGACGACGTACGCGCGCGCAAGGCCGTCATCGGGGACGCCTCCGCGGCACTGTGGAAGGCCGGCCGCCACCTCATCGACGAGGGCGAGCACCGCGGCTGGTCACGACGGAGTTGA
- a CDS encoding acyclic terpene utilization AtuA family protein: MDRPVRIANCSGFYGDRMSALAEMVEGGPVDVITGDYLAEVTMLVLAKNRLKKPDGGYARMFLRQLAPVAAKIAERRIKVVVNAGGLDPAGLATATRELLGEAGADLAVAHVEGDDLAPRLTALTADGHDLAHLDTGKPFGDWGRDPLTANAYLGGFGIQAALAAGADIVITGRVADASLVTGAAAWWWGWTPADLDALAGAVAAGHVIECGAQATGGNFSGFQGIEDLIHPGFPLAEVDRDGSSVIAKHEGTGGAVTVDTVTAQLLYEIGAPGYLNPDVVTHLDTVRLDQAGPDRVRISGVRGSAPPPTTKVAITGLGGWRNETTFVLTGTGTDAKAALVERAVRAGLDGDPGITDLRFTRIGMPAADPGDQMAGSSLLHVLVDGEQGSAGRAFSALCVELALSSYPGIYGMGVPSPGGPYGAYWPTLVPQELLDHTVVHADGRREAVPPPPVTGPYEVTAPAETATQETEDTVDGPLGRLVQARSGDKGGNANVGLWVSDPAAWPWLRAAMTTERLRELLPETAGLGIDRYELPNLRAVNFVVRGLLDGGATEARRFDKQAKALGEWVRARHVPIPKRLLPGYHLE; this comes from the coding sequence ATGGACCGGCCGGTACGCATCGCCAACTGCTCCGGCTTCTACGGTGACCGCATGTCGGCGCTCGCCGAGATGGTCGAAGGCGGCCCGGTGGACGTCATCACCGGCGACTACCTGGCCGAGGTCACCATGCTGGTGCTGGCCAAGAACCGCCTGAAGAAGCCGGATGGCGGCTACGCGCGTATGTTCCTGCGCCAGCTCGCGCCGGTCGCCGCGAAGATCGCCGAACGCCGCATCAAGGTCGTGGTCAACGCGGGCGGGCTCGATCCGGCCGGGCTCGCGACCGCCACCCGCGAGCTGCTCGGCGAGGCCGGAGCCGATCTCGCCGTCGCCCACGTCGAAGGGGACGACCTCGCCCCGCGCCTGACCGCGCTGACGGCCGACGGCCACGACCTGGCCCACCTCGACACCGGAAAGCCGTTCGGCGACTGGGGTCGCGACCCGCTCACCGCCAACGCCTACCTCGGCGGCTTCGGCATCCAGGCCGCGCTCGCCGCCGGGGCCGACATCGTCATCACCGGACGGGTGGCCGACGCGTCCCTCGTCACCGGCGCCGCCGCCTGGTGGTGGGGCTGGACCCCCGCCGACCTCGACGCGCTCGCCGGCGCGGTGGCGGCCGGGCACGTGATCGAGTGCGGCGCCCAGGCGACCGGGGGCAACTTCTCCGGCTTCCAGGGGATCGAGGACCTGATCCACCCGGGCTTCCCGCTCGCCGAGGTCGACCGTGACGGCAGCAGCGTGATCGCCAAGCACGAGGGCACCGGTGGGGCGGTCACCGTCGACACGGTCACCGCGCAGCTGCTGTACGAGATCGGCGCCCCCGGCTATCTCAACCCGGACGTGGTCACCCACCTCGACACCGTACGTCTCGACCAGGCCGGCCCCGACCGCGTACGGATCAGCGGCGTCAGGGGCTCGGCGCCACCGCCGACGACCAAGGTCGCCATCACCGGCCTCGGCGGCTGGCGGAACGAGACCACGTTCGTCCTCACCGGCACCGGCACCGACGCCAAGGCCGCGCTGGTCGAGCGGGCGGTACGCGCGGGCCTCGACGGCGACCCCGGCATCACCGACCTGCGCTTCACCCGCATCGGCATGCCGGCCGCCGACCCGGGGGACCAGATGGCGGGCTCCAGCCTGCTGCACGTCTTGGTGGACGGAGAGCAGGGCAGCGCCGGACGCGCCTTCTCGGCCCTGTGCGTCGAGCTCGCGCTCTCCAGCTATCCGGGCATCTACGGCATGGGCGTGCCCAGCCCCGGCGGTCCGTACGGCGCGTACTGGCCGACCCTGGTCCCGCAGGAGCTGCTCGACCACACCGTCGTCCACGCGGACGGACGGCGCGAGGCCGTGCCGCCGCCTCCCGTCACCGGTCCGTACGAGGTCACGGCACCGGCCGAGACCGCGACCCAAGAGACGGAGGACACCGTTGACGGGCCGCTCGGCCGGCTCGTGCAGGCCAGGTCCGGCGACAAGGGCGGCAACGCCAACGTCGGCCTGTGGGTGAGCGACCCCGCCGCCTGGCCCTGGCTCCGCGCCGCGATGACCACCGAACGGCTGCGCGAGCTGCTGCCCGAGACGGCCGGCCTCGGCATCGACCGGTACGAGCTGCCCAATCTGCGGGCGGTCAACTTCGTCGTCCGCGGCCTGCTCGACGGCGGCGCCACCGAGGCCCGCCGCTTCGACAAGCAGGCCAAGGCACTCGGCGAATGGGTGCGCGCCCGCCACGTCCCGATCCCGAAAAGGCTGCTGCCGGGGTATCACCTGGAGTAA
- a CDS encoding TIGR03943 family putative permease subunit: protein MSEDARATTVLLVGALMIRLAAGGAYAKYVRAGMGPLLLIAGILLAGLGLAGVVRALRRHAPVDVHGHHHSERIGWLLLAPVLALLLVTPPSLGSFGVARSAAVNVTSGGKVFDALPAGRTVPMTLLEFDQRAADHRGASFGTTPVRLTGFVTPSSDAQGFRIARYQIACCAADAVASVVRVTGASGSRPARDQWVTATGTFTLAADGVPELHATSLAEISTPEDPYE, encoded by the coding sequence GTGAGCGAGGACGCGCGAGCCACCACCGTGCTGCTCGTCGGGGCATTGATGATCCGGCTGGCGGCCGGCGGCGCGTACGCCAAGTACGTCCGCGCCGGGATGGGCCCGCTGCTGCTGATCGCCGGGATTCTGCTGGCGGGCCTGGGCCTGGCCGGAGTCGTACGCGCGCTGCGGCGCCATGCGCCGGTCGACGTGCACGGTCACCACCACAGCGAGCGCATCGGATGGCTGCTGCTCGCACCCGTTCTGGCGTTGTTGCTGGTCACACCGCCGTCGCTGGGCAGCTTCGGGGTCGCTCGCAGCGCGGCCGTCAACGTCACGTCCGGCGGCAAGGTCTTCGACGCGCTCCCCGCCGGACGTACGGTGCCGATGACGCTGCTGGAGTTCGACCAGCGGGCGGCCGACCACCGGGGCGCCAGCTTCGGGACCACGCCGGTGCGCCTGACCGGCTTCGTGACGCCGTCCTCCGACGCCCAGGGTTTCCGCATCGCTCGCTACCAGATCGCCTGCTGCGCCGCGGACGCGGTCGCCTCGGTCGTACGCGTGACCGGCGCGTCGGGCAGCCGGCCTGCCCGCGACCAGTGGGTGACGGCCACCGGCACGTTCACTCTCGCCGCCGACGGCGTACCGGAGCTGCACGCGACCAGCCTCGCCGAGATCTCCACGCCGGAGGACCCGTACGAGTGA
- a CDS encoding permease: MRTPVSSPDAPPAGRRRLPEAGLALVTALIVAAVLLRPALTGLLAHPAAANWATIFVAITIQATPFLVLGVAVSAAIAAFVPPGAIARMLPRRPVLAVPAAAAAGAALPGCECGSVPVAARLVSIGVTPAAAFAFLLSAPAINPVVLVSTAVAFPGRPMMVLARLSASLVASITMGLLWIARGRDDLLSARRLPVDEEGGRLTRFLATAQHDFLQAGGFLVIGAGAAATLQTLVPRDLVDSIARPGPISVLVLGVLAVLVSLCSEADAFVAAGLKQFSLTARLAFLVVGPMVDVKLFALQAGTFGPRFAWRFSLATFAVAVTSAGLIGWWLL, encoded by the coding sequence GTGCGCACCCCGGTCTCTTCTCCTGACGCGCCGCCCGCCGGGCGGCGCCGGCTTCCCGAGGCCGGGTTGGCGCTCGTCACGGCACTGATCGTCGCGGCCGTCCTGCTCCGGCCGGCGCTGACCGGGCTGCTCGCCCACCCCGCCGCGGCGAACTGGGCCACGATCTTCGTCGCGATCACGATCCAGGCGACGCCGTTCCTGGTGCTCGGGGTCGCGGTGAGCGCGGCGATCGCCGCGTTCGTGCCGCCGGGGGCGATCGCCCGGATGCTGCCCCGGCGCCCCGTGCTCGCGGTCCCGGCCGCCGCGGCGGCCGGTGCGGCGCTGCCGGGGTGTGAGTGCGGCTCGGTCCCGGTCGCGGCCCGGCTGGTCTCGATCGGCGTCACCCCGGCGGCGGCCTTCGCCTTCCTGCTGTCCGCCCCGGCGATCAACCCCGTGGTCCTCGTGTCCACCGCCGTGGCCTTCCCCGGCCGGCCGATGATGGTGCTCGCGCGGCTGTCGGCGAGCCTGGTCGCCTCGATCACGATGGGCCTGCTGTGGATCGCGCGGGGGCGCGACGACCTGCTGTCCGCGCGGCGCCTCCCGGTGGATGAGGAGGGCGGGCGGCTGACGCGGTTCCTCGCCACGGCTCAGCACGACTTCCTGCAGGCGGGCGGCTTTCTGGTGATCGGCGCCGGGGCCGCGGCGACGCTCCAGACGCTCGTGCCGCGCGACCTCGTGGATTCGATCGCCCGGCCCGGGCCGATCTCGGTACTCGTGCTGGGTGTGCTGGCCGTACTCGTCTCACTCTGCTCCGAGGCGGACGCGTTCGTCGCCGCCGGGCTGAAGCAGTTCTCCCTGACCGCCCGGCTGGCGTTCCTGGTCGTCGGCCCGATGGTGGACGTGAAGCTGTTCGCCCTGCAGGCGGGCACGTTCGGCCCGCGGTTCGCCTGGAGGTTCTCCCTCGCGACGTTCGCGGTCGCGGTGACCTCGGCCGGCCTGATCGGATGGTGGCTGCTGTGA
- a CDS encoding bifunctional metallophosphatase/5'-nucleotidase: MIPALIRSRATRVGLIVVALGAVAAAPLAVTGAPPAGAVTIAGANTLSDKVSVDWAGKHHPQRTTDVHLLAWNDFHGNLEPAALTQYGKFAGGAAYLAKAVHDKQKQYGARQATLMAGDNIGASPLVNGLFKEEPATIMANLMNVDFSSVGNHEFDKGKDELARIQNGGCASTGCTAAPYTVKRHGRLTTTKTYPGADFQYLAANVIDNATKKPLFPAYGIKRFPSTSGRPISVGFIGEVLQSTPTIVTPSGVEGLTFQDEAEAANKAAKDLARKGVHIPVLVIHQGGFQTGTPTGPNGCAGNLAGSDIETIAKKLDPSIKVIVSGHTHVEYRCTITINGVTRLITSASSFGRMLSDIKLTVDDRTGNLVAADAVDSIVENALNTPGTGVVRQDDPSKADPAVAKVVQQYVTASAPLANKVIGKIQGDLTRNPSPFGETTLGDVIADAQLAATSAPDKGGAQLALMNPGGVRADMKVGDISSGGEAPGEVTYGEAFTVQPFGNSLVTKTMTGDMLKRVLEQDFVGCGGQTTAKTLQISSTLKYEANPSAATCDEKIGKIWVNGDLITPATSLRVTMNNFLAFGGDGFTVFNEGTDALGGAQDIDAFADYFGAADGTGLAVPALNRITAVS, translated from the coding sequence GTGATTCCTGCCCTGATCCGCTCCCGTGCGACCCGCGTCGGACTGATCGTCGTCGCTCTGGGCGCGGTGGCCGCCGCGCCGCTGGCCGTGACCGGAGCGCCGCCCGCCGGCGCGGTCACCATCGCCGGCGCCAACACGCTGTCGGACAAGGTCTCGGTGGACTGGGCGGGCAAGCACCATCCGCAGCGGACCACCGACGTCCACCTGCTCGCCTGGAACGACTTCCACGGCAACCTCGAGCCGGCCGCGCTGACCCAGTACGGCAAGTTCGCGGGTGGGGCGGCGTACCTGGCCAAGGCCGTGCACGACAAGCAGAAGCAGTACGGCGCGCGGCAGGCGACGCTCATGGCGGGCGACAACATCGGCGCGAGCCCCCTGGTCAACGGTCTCTTCAAGGAAGAGCCTGCGACGATCATGGCCAACCTGATGAACGTGGACTTCTCCTCGGTCGGCAACCACGAGTTCGACAAGGGCAAGGACGAGCTCGCTCGCATCCAGAACGGCGGCTGCGCGAGCACCGGCTGCACGGCCGCGCCGTACACCGTCAAGCGCCACGGCAGGCTGACGACCACGAAGACCTACCCGGGTGCGGACTTCCAGTACCTGGCCGCGAACGTCATCGACAACGCGACCAAGAAGCCGCTCTTCCCGGCGTACGGCATCAAGAGGTTCCCCTCCACCAGCGGGCGGCCGATCTCGGTCGGCTTCATCGGTGAGGTCCTCCAGTCCACCCCGACCATCGTCACTCCGAGCGGGGTCGAGGGGCTGACCTTCCAGGACGAGGCGGAGGCGGCGAACAAGGCCGCCAAGGACCTCGCCAGGAAGGGCGTGCACATCCCGGTCCTCGTCATCCACCAGGGCGGGTTCCAGACCGGGACCCCGACCGGCCCGAACGGCTGCGCGGGCAACCTGGCCGGCAGTGACATCGAGACGATCGCCAAGAAGCTCGACCCCTCGATCAAGGTGATCGTCTCCGGCCACACACACGTCGAGTACCGCTGCACGATCACGATCAACGGCGTGACCCGGCTCATCACCAGCGCGTCGTCCTTCGGCCGGATGCTCAGCGACATCAAGCTGACCGTCGACGACCGCACCGGGAACCTTGTCGCCGCCGACGCCGTCGACTCGATCGTGGAGAACGCCCTCAACACCCCGGGCACCGGTGTGGTCCGCCAGGACGACCCGAGCAAGGCCGACCCGGCGGTGGCCAAGGTGGTCCAGCAGTACGTCACGGCCTCCGCGCCGCTGGCGAACAAGGTGATCGGCAAGATCCAGGGCGACCTCACCCGCAACCCGTCACCGTTCGGGGAGACGACGCTCGGCGATGTGATCGCGGACGCCCAGCTCGCCGCCACCTCGGCTCCGGACAAGGGCGGGGCACAGCTCGCGCTGATGAACCCCGGCGGCGTACGTGCCGACATGAAGGTCGGCGACATCTCCTCCGGCGGTGAGGCGCCCGGTGAGGTCACCTACGGCGAGGCGTTCACCGTGCAGCCGTTCGGCAACAGCCTGGTCACCAAGACGATGACGGGAGACATGCTGAAGCGGGTGCTGGAGCAGGACTTCGTCGGGTGCGGCGGGCAGACCACCGCCAAGACCCTGCAGATCTCCTCGACGCTCAAGTACGAGGCGAACCCCTCCGCGGCGACCTGTGACGAGAAGATCGGCAAGATCTGGGTCAACGGTGACCTGATCACCCCGGCGACCAGCCTGCGCGTGACGATGAACAACTTCCTGGCGTTCGGCGGGGACGGGTTCACGGTCTTCAACGAGGGCACCGACGCCCTCGGCGGAGCCCAGGACATCGACGCGTTCGCCGACTACTTCGGCGCCGCGGACGGCACCGGCCTCGCGGTGCCCGCGCTCAACCGGATCACCGCGGTGTCCTGA
- a CDS encoding TetR/AcrR family transcriptional regulator, whose protein sequence is MTTIDTVVRRRESPARRRVLDAAGALFYAEGIHAVGIDRVIAEAAVAKATFYHHFPSKDDLVCAYLREQSDLVRSATVPVGDTPADQVVSVFESIGEFTCGPGFRGCAFVNAAAEYPDPRHPVRVVVADHRAWFRGVLRDLLTAARHPDVERTATMLVLLRDGLVVGGDLDDSMENRALVRENVSRILG, encoded by the coding sequence ATGACCACAATCGACACAGTGGTGCGGCGGCGTGAGAGTCCCGCTCGGCGGAGGGTGCTGGACGCCGCGGGTGCGCTCTTCTACGCCGAGGGCATCCATGCGGTCGGCATCGACCGGGTCATCGCCGAGGCCGCCGTGGCGAAGGCGACCTTCTACCACCACTTCCCGTCCAAGGACGACCTCGTCTGCGCCTACCTGCGGGAGCAGAGCGACCTGGTCCGGTCGGCGACGGTCCCGGTGGGCGACACACCTGCGGACCAGGTCGTCTCGGTGTTCGAGTCCATCGGGGAGTTCACCTGCGGGCCGGGGTTCCGCGGATGCGCTTTCGTCAACGCCGCGGCGGAGTACCCCGATCCCCGGCATCCCGTACGCGTGGTCGTCGCCGACCACCGCGCCTGGTTCCGTGGCGTGCTGCGCGATCTGCTCACGGCCGCACGGCACCCGGACGTCGAGCGCACCGCGACGATGCTCGTCCTGCTCCGCGACGGGCTCGTGGTCGGCGGCGACCTCGACGACTCGATGGAGAACCGCGCCCTCGTACGCGAGAACGTCTCGCGCATCCTCGGCTGA
- a CDS encoding organic hydroperoxide resistance protein, producing MSAMYTAIATASGRDGRAVTSDKKLDVTLARPKELGGDGAGTNPEQLFAAGYAACFASALAGVAAKQDVDVADASITAEVGLGPNGKGGFALSVTLRAELPDEITPEKGRELLEATHQVCPYSNATRGNIPVELVIE from the coding sequence ATGAGCGCCATGTACACCGCGATCGCCACCGCCTCGGGCCGTGACGGCCGTGCGGTCACGTCCGACAAGAAGCTCGACGTCACGCTGGCCCGGCCGAAGGAGTTGGGCGGCGACGGTGCCGGCACCAACCCCGAGCAGCTGTTCGCCGCGGGTTACGCGGCCTGCTTCGCGAGCGCGCTAGCCGGCGTCGCGGCCAAGCAGGACGTCGACGTCGCGGACGCGTCGATCACCGCCGAGGTCGGGCTGGGCCCGAACGGCAAGGGCGGCTTCGCCCTCAGCGTCACGCTCCGCGCGGAGCTCCCGGACGAGATCACCCCCGAGAAGGGCCGTGAGCTGCTCGAGGCCACGCACCAGGTCTGCCCCTACTCCAACGCCACCCGGGGCAACATCCCGGTCGAGCTCGTCATCGAGTAG